In a genomic window of Dyadobacter fermentans DSM 18053:
- a CDS encoding DUF1553 domain-containing protein: MSCDKKIDLPDDVAAEMNTLVAPVDYTYDVKPILSDRCFACHGPDANHQKADLRLDVAEVAYKKEAESGLKAIKPGKPGSSELVHRILSADPDIVMPTPESHLSLTAREKAILIRWVEEGAGYEPHWAFTKVEKPRLPKVKNEAWGRNDIDRFILKKLEDKQIKPSPEASKSTLLRRVSLDLTGLPPTPAEVEAFMNDKSPDAYEKAVDRLLASPHYGEHMAVPWLDAARYADTHGYQDDGLRTAWPFRDWVINSFNKNQPYDQFVIWQLAGDMLPNPTREMMVATAFNRMHQQSQEGGIIPEEYRAAYVSDRVDTFGKTFLGLTVECARCHDHKYDPISHKDYYSLYAFFNNNDENGQIPYNGEASPAITLPTPEADARLKFIHANLAKERSVLAGNAAVYEKNFRQWLVTAQAAPEKALLSEKADLLGHFTFDEPTGKEFANLANPKHKATAEGDDSLSNVASRAGRIGKARDIFGENAVSFGDNFAFFERNQPFSISIWLNLHDPSVSGSLLHKSNGVMNGYRGWNVFREKDGRIRLTISHVWPENAIEIQTVDKFPMNKWTQLGFTYDGLSKAAGLKLYVNGQPVKVAVHNDHLTESILYGKNKTNWYVDRLNIGRLSDQRTKNFEVDEFRIYTRAISPLEMQGMFTLKNELLAALQTPAAQLKPAQLASLKNYYLTNVDPAYRKALADSRALIGEETEIMDKEIDVMVMKERKYPRKTFILNRGAYDAPGKAVTMDTPGAFFKIPKNYPKNRLGLAKWLLDQDHPLFTRVTVNRFWMMYFGKGIVISSDDYGNQGELPTHPELLDYLAARFRESGWNVKAMQKLIVTSATYRQSSKIGPGAQDVDPDNRLYARGPSYRMSAEQIRDNALASSGLLTRRIGGKSAYPYQPAGLWEALATRNEVTYKQQHGDSLYRRSLYTIWKRSSPPPMMLNFDAAERHFCITKRQKTSTPLQALVVMNDPQFVEASRVLAQQMLKNGKTIDEQLDYAFTALTSRKPDTREKTVLRELYDEELKDFTHNPKRAKSILSVGEYPVDKTLNPAQLAAGTIVASTVMNFDEFLIKR, from the coding sequence ATGTCGTGCGACAAAAAAATAGACTTGCCGGACGACGTGGCCGCCGAGATGAACACCCTGGTTGCACCCGTGGACTATACCTACGATGTGAAGCCGATCCTTTCGGACCGGTGCTTCGCATGCCACGGCCCCGATGCCAATCACCAGAAAGCCGATTTGCGCCTCGACGTGGCCGAAGTGGCTTATAAAAAGGAAGCCGAAAGCGGTTTGAAGGCCATTAAGCCCGGGAAGCCAGGCAGCAGCGAGCTTGTGCATCGCATCCTCTCGGCCGATCCCGACATCGTCATGCCCACGCCCGAATCGCATTTATCGCTCACCGCCCGGGAGAAGGCCATCCTCATCCGCTGGGTGGAGGAAGGCGCCGGGTATGAGCCGCATTGGGCGTTCACCAAGGTTGAAAAGCCCCGGTTGCCGAAGGTGAAAAATGAAGCCTGGGGGCGCAACGATATCGACCGCTTTATCCTTAAAAAGCTGGAAGACAAGCAAATAAAGCCTTCGCCGGAGGCCAGTAAATCAACCTTGCTGCGGCGGGTTTCCCTGGATCTGACTGGCCTGCCGCCCACGCCTGCGGAGGTGGAAGCCTTCATGAACGACAAGTCTCCGGATGCCTACGAAAAGGCGGTGGACCGGCTGCTTGCATCGCCGCATTACGGCGAGCATATGGCCGTTCCCTGGCTCGATGCCGCCCGATATGCGGATACTCACGGCTACCAGGATGACGGCCTGCGCACCGCCTGGCCGTTCCGCGACTGGGTGATCAACTCGTTCAACAAAAACCAGCCATACGACCAGTTTGTGATCTGGCAGCTCGCCGGTGATATGCTGCCTAACCCGACCCGAGAAATGATGGTGGCGACGGCATTTAACCGCATGCACCAGCAGAGCCAGGAGGGCGGCATTATCCCGGAGGAATACCGCGCCGCCTACGTGTCCGACCGGGTGGATACGTTTGGCAAGACATTCCTCGGCCTGACCGTCGAATGCGCGCGCTGCCACGACCACAAGTATGACCCGATCAGCCACAAGGATTACTATTCGCTATATGCGTTCTTCAATAATAATGATGAAAACGGCCAGATTCCCTACAACGGAGAGGCCAGCCCTGCAATAACGCTGCCGACTCCGGAAGCGGATGCCAGGCTGAAATTCATCCACGCTAACCTGGCAAAGGAGCGGTCGGTGCTGGCTGGCAATGCGGCAGTGTATGAAAAAAACTTCCGGCAATGGCTGGTCACGGCCCAGGCGGCACCCGAAAAGGCATTACTATCTGAAAAAGCAGATTTGCTGGGGCATTTCACGTTCGATGAACCGACGGGTAAGGAGTTTGCCAATCTTGCTAATCCAAAGCACAAAGCAACGGCCGAAGGCGACGATAGCTTGTCCAATGTGGCTTCACGAGCCGGGCGGATTGGTAAGGCGCGGGATATTTTTGGTGAAAATGCGGTGAGCTTCGGTGATAATTTCGCCTTCTTCGAACGGAACCAGCCGTTCAGCATCAGCATTTGGCTCAACCTGCATGATCCATCGGTGAGCGGGTCGCTGCTGCATAAGTCCAATGGCGTCATGAACGGCTACCGCGGCTGGAATGTGTTTCGTGAAAAAGACGGGCGCATCCGGCTGACGATCAGCCATGTGTGGCCCGAGAATGCGATTGAAATTCAGACGGTAGACAAATTCCCGATGAACAAATGGACGCAGCTGGGCTTCACGTATGACGGTTTGAGCAAAGCGGCCGGGCTGAAACTGTATGTGAACGGCCAGCCCGTGAAAGTCGCCGTGCATAACGACCATCTGACGGAAAGCATTTTGTACGGAAAAAATAAAACAAACTGGTACGTCGACAGGCTGAATATCGGCCGGTTGTCGGACCAGCGGACAAAGAATTTCGAAGTCGATGAATTCCGGATCTACACCCGTGCGATCAGTCCGTTGGAAATGCAGGGGATGTTTACATTAAAAAATGAACTGCTTGCAGCATTGCAAACGCCTGCCGCACAGCTGAAACCTGCCCAGCTGGCCTCATTGAAGAACTACTACCTGACCAACGTCGATCCCGCCTACAGAAAAGCATTGGCCGACAGCCGCGCGCTGATTGGCGAGGAAACGGAAATCATGGACAAGGAGATTGACGTAATGGTGATGAAAGAGCGGAAATATCCACGCAAGACGTTCATCCTCAATCGCGGAGCTTACGATGCGCCCGGTAAAGCGGTCACGATGGATACGCCCGGCGCATTTTTTAAAATACCCAAAAATTACCCCAAAAACCGCCTCGGCCTGGCGAAATGGCTGCTCGATCAGGACCATCCGCTTTTCACCCGGGTGACGGTGAACCGTTTCTGGATGATGTATTTCGGCAAGGGCATCGTGATTTCGAGCGACGATTACGGAAACCAGGGCGAATTGCCCACGCATCCGGAGCTGCTCGATTATCTGGCGGCACGCTTCCGCGAATCGGGCTGGAATGTGAAGGCCATGCAAAAGCTGATCGTCACTTCGGCAACTTACCGGCAGTCGTCGAAGATCGGTCCCGGTGCGCAGGACGTCGACCCTGATAACCGCCTGTACGCCCGCGGCCCCAGCTACCGCATGAGTGCGGAGCAAATCCGGGATAATGCATTGGCGTCTAGTGGATTGCTTACGCGGCGGATCGGGGGTAAGAGCGCGTACCCGTACCAGCCTGCGGGCCTTTGGGAAGCGCTCGCTACGCGTAACGAGGTCACTTACAAGCAACAGCACGGCGACTCGCTTTACCGCCGAAGCCTCTATACCATCTGGAAACGCAGCTCGCCGCCGCCGATGATGCTCAACTTTGACGCTGCCGAACGGCATTTCTGCATTACCAAACGGCAGAAAACCAGCACGCCTTTGCAGGCATTGGTAGTCATGAACGACCCGCAGTTTGTAGAAGCATCGCGCGTGCTGGCGCAGCAGATGCTTAAAAACGGCAAAACCATCGACGAGCAGCTCGATTACGCATTCACCGCATTAACGAGCCGCAAGCCCGATACCCGGGAGAAAACAGTGCTGCGCGAGCTGTATGACGAAGAATTGAAGGATTTTACCCACAATCCCAAACGCGCGAAATCGATTCTTTCGGTAGGGGAATACCCCGTGGACAAAACCCTGAACCCGGCGCAGCTGGCGGCGGGGACCATCGTGGCGAGCACGGTGATGAATTTCGACG
- a CDS encoding glycoside hydrolase family 140 protein — protein MKSIKLLALAVLGCSLSGVHAQHYKVSENKRFLLRDDKPFFWLGDTAWELFHRLDRADADYYLQKRADQGFSVIQAVGLAELDGLDSPNAYGEKPLVNNDPTQPNENYFKHVDYIIDKAASYGLTIAFLPTWGDKVFKNTWGKGPEIFNESNAKAYGKWLSTRYKSKPNIIWVLGGDRQPRKDSRDVEIWRAMAAGIAEGAGGHDKVLVTYHPQPNKEGSSEWFHDDEWFDFNMFQTGHCRDTPVYDLIQRSYNRTRVKPVIDAEPVYEDHPVCFNAKENGTSSAYDVRKSAYLDLFAGAFGHTYGCHDIWQMYAPGREAVNGPHLFWQQALDLPGALEMKHVRRLLESRPITERVPDQSIVVEGDLPAAERVQATRGADYLFVYTAAGKPFSVQPGKISGSELTAFWYDPRTGKTRDAGKFSNQSVNKFVPPTSGYGHDWVLVVDDASKGYKKP, from the coding sequence ATGAAATCCATCAAGCTCCTTGCTCTGGCAGTTCTTGGCTGCTCGCTTTCCGGCGTTCACGCGCAGCATTATAAGGTCAGTGAAAACAAACGCTTTCTACTTCGCGACGATAAGCCGTTTTTCTGGCTGGGCGATACCGCCTGGGAGCTCTTCCATCGCCTCGACCGCGCCGACGCCGATTATTACCTGCAAAAAAGGGCGGACCAGGGATTCTCGGTCATCCAGGCCGTAGGGCTGGCCGAGCTCGACGGATTGGACTCTCCCAATGCATATGGCGAAAAGCCGCTCGTCAACAACGACCCCACGCAGCCGAATGAGAATTATTTCAAACATGTCGACTACATTATCGACAAAGCCGCCAGTTACGGGCTGACCATCGCCTTCCTGCCCACCTGGGGCGACAAAGTTTTCAAGAATACCTGGGGCAAGGGGCCGGAGATTTTCAATGAAAGCAATGCAAAAGCGTATGGAAAATGGCTTTCCACGCGCTATAAAAGCAAGCCGAATATCATTTGGGTGCTCGGCGGTGACCGCCAGCCCCGTAAGGACAGCCGCGACGTGGAAATATGGCGCGCCATGGCCGCCGGCATTGCCGAAGGTGCTGGAGGCCACGACAAAGTACTGGTCACCTACCACCCGCAGCCTAACAAAGAAGGTTCGAGCGAATGGTTCCACGACGACGAATGGTTCGATTTCAATATGTTCCAGACCGGCCATTGCCGCGATACGCCCGTTTACGACCTTATCCAGCGCTCCTACAACCGCACACGCGTGAAGCCGGTGATCGATGCCGAACCGGTTTATGAGGACCATCCGGTGTGTTTCAACGCGAAGGAAAACGGTACGTCAAGTGCGTATGATGTGCGCAAATCGGCCTATCTCGATCTATTCGCGGGCGCATTCGGGCATACTTACGGCTGCCACGACATTTGGCAGATGTACGCTCCGGGCCGCGAGGCGGTGAATGGCCCGCATTTGTTCTGGCAGCAGGCACTCGATTTACCGGGCGCGCTGGAAATGAAACACGTGCGCAGGCTCCTCGAATCGCGGCCAATCACGGAGCGCGTTCCCGACCAATCCATCGTGGTGGAAGGCGATCTGCCGGCTGCCGAACGCGTGCAGGCTACGCGCGGTGCCGACTATCTTTTCGTGTATACGGCAGCCGGAAAGCCCTTTTCGGTCCAGCCGGGAAAAATTTCAGGGTCGGAACTTACGGCATTCTGGTATGATCCCCGGACGGGCAAGACGCGGGACGCGGGAAAGTTTAGTAACCAGAGCGTCAACAAGTTTGTGCCGCCCACCTCAGGCTACGGGCACGACTGGGTACTGGTAGTGGATGATGCTTCAAAGGGTTACAAAAAGCCGTAA
- a CDS encoding phage tail protein, with amino-acid sequence MAEPFLSEIRMVSFNFPPKGWALANGQLLPINQNQALFALLGTTYGGNGQTTFALPDFRGRVPIHFGRGHVLGESAGQESHTVNMQEMPEHTHFLSAVDNNGSNTNNPINNSLSNSLPNNLYSNTAGSPVFMHPSTISSVGGSQAHNNMQPYLTLNFIVALQGIFPSQN; translated from the coding sequence ATGGCAGAACCATTTCTATCTGAGATCCGGATGGTGAGTTTCAATTTCCCACCGAAAGGCTGGGCGCTCGCCAACGGACAACTGCTCCCTATCAATCAGAATCAGGCCTTATTTGCGCTTTTGGGAACGACCTACGGAGGCAACGGGCAAACGACCTTCGCATTGCCGGACTTCCGAGGCAGGGTTCCCATTCACTTCGGACGAGGCCACGTTCTCGGTGAATCCGCCGGCCAGGAATCGCATACGGTCAACATGCAGGAGATGCCGGAGCATACGCATTTTCTGTCTGCTGTGGACAACAACGGTTCCAATACCAATAACCCGATCAACAACTCCCTTTCCAATTCGTTACCCAACAATCTTTACTCCAACACCGCGGGTAGTCCGGTGTTCATGCACCCGAGCACCATATCGAGTGTGGGAGGCAGTCAGGCTCATAACAACATGCAGCCATACCTGACGCTCAATTTCATTGTCGCACTGCAGGGTATTTTCCCAAGCCAAAACTGA
- a CDS encoding phage tail protein, with the protein MGQPYVGEIRMFAGSFAPAGWAFCSGQTLPISENDVLFQLIGTTYGGDGQETFNLPDLRGRLPLHMGTGKFGNTYQIGESAGTESVTLSTQQIPNHTHSFRASNDIANSGSPNNSVIGVSSSTSVFIADLASEPMKPALSPVGGNQPHENMQPFLCISFIISLFGIFPSQT; encoded by the coding sequence ATGGGACAACCTTACGTCGGAGAAATCAGAATGTTCGCCGGCTCTTTCGCACCTGCCGGATGGGCTTTCTGCAGCGGTCAAACGCTTCCTATATCTGAAAATGACGTGCTCTTTCAACTGATCGGCACAACTTATGGCGGCGATGGCCAGGAAACCTTCAACCTGCCCGACCTTCGCGGGCGGCTTCCCCTGCACATGGGTACCGGAAAATTCGGGAATACGTATCAGATCGGTGAATCGGCCGGAACGGAGAGCGTCACCCTGTCCACCCAGCAGATTCCCAACCATACCCACAGCTTTCGGGCGAGCAATGACATTGCCAACTCCGGAAGTCCGAATAATTCGGTCATAGGGGTATCGAGCTCAACCTCTGTTTTCATCGCGGATCTTGCATCCGAGCCGATGAAACCTGCGCTGAGCCCTGTCGGCGGCAACCAGCCACACGAGAATATGCAGCCCTTTCTGTGTATCAGCTTTATCATTTCGTTGTTCGGCATTTTCCCTTCGCAGACTTAG
- a CDS encoding phage tail protein, which produces MADQFVAEIRIFPFNFPPTGWAFCNGQIMPISQNTALFSLLGTYYGGDGKSTFALPDLQGSAPMHQGDGPGLSNRSLGEQSGSPSVTLIQTEIPVHTHNLNSVGAIADSKDPNGTCFGVSQNGNVYTASAGPSVIMQPTALSTAGATLPHNNMMPYLTVNFCIALQGIFPQRG; this is translated from the coding sequence ATGGCAGATCAATTTGTAGCAGAGATAAGAATATTTCCTTTCAATTTCCCCCCCACCGGGTGGGCATTTTGCAATGGACAAATCATGCCCATTTCCCAGAACACGGCCTTGTTCTCTTTGCTGGGAACCTATTACGGGGGCGACGGAAAATCCACATTCGCACTTCCCGACCTGCAAGGTTCTGCGCCGATGCACCAGGGGGACGGGCCCGGCCTGAGCAACCGCTCGCTCGGTGAACAATCAGGTTCGCCATCGGTTACGCTCATTCAAACGGAGATACCGGTGCACACGCATAACCTGAATTCGGTGGGTGCAATTGCGGATTCGAAAGATCCCAACGGCACTTGTTTTGGTGTGTCCCAGAACGGCAACGTGTACACAGCTTCGGCCGGTCCGTCGGTCATTATGCAACCAACTGCACTCAGTACCGCGGGAGCGACATTGCCGCACAACAACATGATGCCTTACCTGACGGTCAATTTCTGCATTGCTTTACAGGGCATTTTCCCGCAGAGAGGCTAA
- a CDS encoding GNAT family N-acetyltransferase: MKLTLTDPNLRLRPIEPADMDKLLEIYGSTREKEMERVPHWSDLMKKEFIASQFRAQHEHYQKNYIGADFWVIEKNNKTIGRLYFQEDHQGLGMRIIDISILPAYRNQGIGWGIFEDIFGKAAELDRPLTIHVESFNPAKNLYTRLGFKTISETNGIYHLMEWKHTI; the protein is encoded by the coding sequence ATGAAGTTGACGCTTACCGACCCTAACCTTCGGTTGCGGCCCATTGAGCCCGCCGATATGGACAAACTGCTTGAAATCTACGGCAGTACAAGAGAAAAAGAAATGGAAAGGGTGCCGCACTGGTCCGATCTCATGAAAAAGGAGTTTATCGCCAGCCAATTCCGGGCGCAGCATGAACACTATCAGAAAAACTATATCGGTGCCGACTTCTGGGTCATTGAAAAAAACAACAAAACGATCGGAAGGCTCTACTTCCAGGAAGATCACCAGGGATTGGGTATGCGGATCATTGATATCAGTATTCTGCCGGCCTACCGCAACCAGGGAATAGGCTGGGGAATATTTGAAGACATCTTCGGAAAAGCGGCCGAACTCGATCGGCCGCTTACGATCCATGTCGAGAGCTTCAATCCTGCCAAGAATCTGTATACCCGCCTTGGATTTAAAACAATCAGTGAAACCAATGGAATTTATCATTTAATGGAATGGAAGCATACGATTTAA
- a CDS encoding DUF6916 family protein yields the protein MEAYDLSQITSSDFTPYVQQSLEIHFAENVVVQAVLKGVTELNGYSPLERKSFSVELQTIGDHRAHQQGIYRIVHATGKFLDVFMVPIGPDREGMRYEVLFS from the coding sequence ATGGAAGCATACGATTTAAGCCAGATCACATCCTCGGATTTTACGCCTTATGTGCAACAGTCGTTAGAGATCCATTTCGCAGAGAACGTTGTCGTACAAGCCGTTCTGAAAGGTGTGACGGAATTGAACGGTTATAGTCCGCTGGAAAGAAAATCGTTCTCGGTCGAACTTCAGACCATCGGCGACCACCGGGCCCACCAACAGGGTATCTACCGGATCGTCCACGCGACCGGCAAATTCCTGGACGTATTCATGGTCCCCATCGGACCCGACCGCGAAGGAATGCGCTACGAAGTGTTGTTTTCTTAA